From Drosophila subpulchrella strain 33 F10 #4 breed RU33 unplaced genomic scaffold, RU_Dsub_v1.1 Primary Assembly Seq354, whole genome shotgun sequence, the proteins below share one genomic window:
- the LOC119559949 gene encoding secernin-3, with translation MTNGDCFVVLPENCAEGTLIIGRNAEDEKNINVASEVCFYDIEEVFEGKTDGGAAAETGGDVVRIILQKPQPGLWGGDFGANERVAVGLTWAAGENEAKDSDCLLGTDIVRLTLAVAKDVDDAVDRIGALVASHGHDNSKLNFIACDAAAAWFVSCSGKVWAAEKLEASFMRLPSGGLAVTTVVNKSSEGLDEAASFAAAHDAEAQAPAEDWCGPKPAGDGTYTQHDMFETLRAASNASSSRAATVSVLSGKGISCHWFTGTPNAAESVFKPFVFAPKPRISPLTQVQADADLTLLHKLHSQRKPAALEHLRSLERSCVDELNNYFSLQDHASDELDELLKDCVEAEVKFYR, from the exons ATGACCAACGGAGACTGCTTTGTTGTTCTGCCCGAGAACTGTGCCGAGGGAACCCTGATCATTGGTCGCAATGCAGAAGACGAAAAGAACATAAACGTTGCCTCGGAGGTCTGCTTCTACGACATCGAAGAGGTGTTTGAGGGGAAG ACTGACGGTGGAGCTGCTGCTGAGACGGGCGGCGATGTCGTGCGCATCATATTGCAGAAACCGCAGCCGGGCCTTTGGGGCGGAGACTTTGGGGCCAACGAACGCGTGGCCGTAGGCCTCACCTGGGCGGCAGGTGAAAATGAGGCCAAGGACAGCGACTGCCTGCTGGGCACGGATATTGTGCG TTTGACTTTGGCTGTGGCCAAAGACGTGGACGATGCTGTAGATCGCATTGGAGCTTTGGTGGCCAGCCACGGCCACGACAACTCCAAACTTAACTTCATAGCTTGTGATGCCGCTGCCGCCTGGTTTGTTAGTTGCTCGGGCAAGGTCTGGGCCGCCGAGAAGTTGGAGGCCAGCTTTATGCGCCTGCCCTCAGGCGGACTGGCGGTGACCACTGTGGTTAACAAGTCCAGCGAGGGACTTGATGAGGCTGCTAGTTTTGCCGCTGCCCACGATGCAGAGGCCCAGGCACCGGCTGAGGATTGGTGTGGACCCAAGCCAGCTGGCGATGGAACATACACCCAGCACGATATGTTTGAGACGCTGCGAGCCGCCAGCAACGCGAGCAGCTCGCGTGCGGCCACCGTTTCGGTGTTGTCGGGCAAGGGAATCTCGTGCCATTGGTTCACCGGCACGCCCAACGCCGCCGAGTCTGTGTTCAAGCCGTTTGTTTTTGCTCCCAAGCCGAGGATCTCGCCGTTGACCCAAGTGCAGGCCGATGCGGACTTGACGCTGCTGCACAAGCTCCACTCGCAACGAAAGCCGGCGGCCTTGGAGCACTTGCGTAGCTTGGAACGGTCCTGCGTGGACGAGCTGAACAACTACTTCTCTCTGCAGGATCACGCTAGTGACGAGCTGGACGaactcctcaaggactgtgtCGAGGCGGAGGTCAAGTTCTATCGCTAG